From Woronichinia naegeliana WA131, the proteins below share one genomic window:
- a CDS encoding DUF4407 domain-containing protein, with amino-acid sequence MTYTRPNRVANKRPKDDRDWLLMVILAFLNLVSGYTTVTGAAQILPSWGWAWILGLSVQGILFLSLAELMLRHAPRIKWLTVLILSFFSIYTSFVTYYGSLTQNLNKELAKDQAIQAHNQLVSQVYSPMQQQLIELEASANKATEAAGCEQQGCTTGLFGKGPEYLRLQAKAREAKGKYEEFKTKTNVVEEKLNYDLEDSSLTPKEILRRDGEALALVPPEFKNNFEIKRENYIDTEKDIDLLTPYNKVRRWETSAIGPLFLALSVDGLAVLLGTVITVKQEKKSFFVVFGEAISNIINDIRIGFAYILGAVEAPVKNKLIYTHHKQLSLRLQGKGSDFLLKFNQAISLQHPNHIDYQVLQKTLNSSAFDELFYQLSHPNVAFLEFDQGQWKTSENCYYELKDWLRDEIERLHDEEEKKNYAPDYDDLSWGFSPFDDSDTATNLVKLYIPLILPKKKKI; translated from the coding sequence ATGACTTATACACGTCCCAACCGAGTCGCAAACAAACGGCCAAAAGACGACCGTGATTGGCTATTGATGGTAATTTTAGCCTTTTTGAATTTAGTTAGTGGTTATACAACGGTGACGGGAGCTGCTCAAATACTGCCAAGTTGGGGATGGGCCTGGATATTGGGTTTGTCTGTTCAGGGGATTTTGTTTCTTTCCCTGGCCGAGTTGATGCTCCGACACGCTCCCCGCATTAAATGGCTCACAGTATTGATTTTGAGTTTTTTTAGTATCTATACTAGCTTTGTCACCTATTATGGCAGCTTGACTCAAAATCTTAATAAAGAGTTAGCAAAAGATCAGGCAATCCAAGCCCACAATCAATTAGTGTCTCAAGTCTATTCACCGATGCAGCAACAACTGATTGAACTCGAAGCTTCTGCGAATAAGGCGACCGAAGCAGCAGGTTGTGAACAACAGGGATGTACCACAGGTCTGTTTGGAAAGGGGCCTGAGTATCTTCGTTTGCAGGCTAAGGCACGAGAAGCAAAGGGGAAGTATGAGGAGTTTAAGACTAAAACAAATGTAGTTGAGGAAAAGCTCAATTATGATCTGGAAGATTCTAGTTTGACTCCCAAAGAAATACTGAGAAGGGACGGAGAGGCTCTTGCCCTTGTTCCTCCTGAATTTAAAAATAATTTTGAAATTAAAAGGGAAAATTATATTGATACTGAAAAAGACATAGATTTGCTGACTCCTTATAACAAGGTTAGACGTTGGGAAACTAGCGCGATTGGGCCGTTATTTTTGGCTCTTAGTGTTGATGGACTAGCCGTACTGCTAGGGACGGTTATAACTGTTAAACAAGAGAAAAAATCATTTTTTGTCGTTTTCGGAGAGGCGATTTCAAATATTATTAACGATATTAGGATAGGTTTTGCTTATATATTAGGTGCAGTTGAGGCACCGGTAAAAAATAAACTTATTTACACTCATCACAAGCAATTAAGTCTTAGGTTGCAAGGTAAAGGCTCCGATTTTTTACTAAAATTCAACCAAGCTATTTCGCTACAACATCCCAATCACATTGATTATCAAGTATTGCAAAAAACTTTGAATAGTTCAGCTTTTGATGAGCTTTTTTATCAGCTAAGTCACCCTAATGTCGCTTTTCTCGAATTCGATCAAGGTCAATGGAAAACTAGTGAAAATTGCTATTATGAGTTGAAAGATTGGCTGCGTGATGAGATTGAACGTTTACATGATGAGGAAGAAAAAAAGAATTATGCTCCTGATTATGACGATCTTTCTTGGGGATTTTCTCCATTTGACGATTCTGATACAGCTACCAACCTTGTTAAACTCTATATCCCGCTAATTTTACCTAAAAAGAAAAAAATATAA
- a CDS encoding transposase, with translation MWAYIQKQPQETKRLLGIEYPKLLELITYGKLLKKEFEESKTTLIKAGGGNKPKLSEEEQIVLMLVYLRHYPTFQLLGIMFEISESSAHNIFNYWQSLFGENLPASLFEQLKKLPEEIEKVKEELIQHELIVDATEQPVERPLGQEAQKPYYSGKQKRHTSKSQIIICPKIKEIVDVVIGEIGSKSDVQILRQRLAKFHQEQGFLGDKAYEGEFQLTTPKKKPKGRELSKEEKERNSWLSSRRVVVEHMIRLLKVFKVMQEKFRLRKGRYKSLISTVCGLVRLRINALILSIIKCSESGQVIEVKMSHCFLPELNLEV, from the coding sequence ATGTGGGCTTATATTCAAAAACAGCCTCAAGAAACAAAGAGGTTGTTAGGAATAGAGTACCCAAAATTATTAGAGCTTATAACCTATGGCAAATTACTTAAAAAAGAATTTGAAGAAAGCAAAACCACACTGATTAAAGCAGGTGGTGGAAATAAACCGAAATTATCAGAGGAGGAGCAAATAGTTTTAATGCTAGTTTACTTAAGGCATTATCCGACCTTTCAGCTACTAGGAATAATGTTTGAAATAAGTGAATCGTCTGCCCATAATATATTCAATTATTGGCAGTCACTATTCGGAGAAAATTTACCAGCAAGTCTATTTGAACAACTAAAAAAGTTGCCAGAAGAAATAGAAAAAGTTAAAGAGGAGCTAATCCAACATGAACTAATAGTGGATGCGACAGAACAACCAGTAGAAAGACCTTTAGGGCAGGAGGCACAAAAACCATACTACTCAGGTAAACAAAAAAGGCATACCTCAAAAAGCCAAATAATCATTTGCCCAAAAATCAAGGAGATTGTGGATGTTGTGATAGGAGAAATAGGTTCAAAGAGCGATGTACAAATATTACGTCAAAGATTGGCTAAATTCCATCAAGAACAAGGCTTTCTAGGTGATAAAGCCTACGAGGGAGAATTCCAATTAACAACACCAAAAAAGAAACCAAAGGGGCGAGAATTAAGCAAAGAAGAAAAAGAAAGAAATAGTTGGTTATCGTCTCGACGAGTAGTGGTTGAACATATGATTCGATTGCTCAAAGTATTCAAAGTGATGCAAGAAAAATTTAGACTAAGAAAGGGAAGATATAAGTCATTAATCTCAACAGTATGTGGATTGGTGAGACTAAGGATAAATGCGCTGATATTAAGCATTATAAAATGTAGCGAATCAGGGCAGGTAATTGAGGTAAAGATGAGTCATTGTTTTTTGCCAGAATTGAATTTGGAGGTCTGA
- a CDS encoding ABC transporter permease, whose protein sequence is MMTTLKIPLMKATRPSLSRRLMQLGLIITGSFLAIALLSPLLQAIGLLPDPTDLLNSLPLEAPSFSHWFGTNVRGYDVFSRTLFGSQAALQVVLLATSLSVFIGVPLGLISGYLGGKVDKFLLFLMDTIYTLPGLLLSITLAFILGRGILNVAIAVSIAYIPQYYRLVRNHTTSVKTELFIEAARAMGATPTRVLSRYLFGNVIQSVPVLFTLNAADAILILGGLGFLGLGLPEEWPEWGHDLKEALGDLSTGIWWTTFFPGLALTTMVVGLSFIGEGVSELLNPRLRKNRTY, encoded by the coding sequence ATGATGACAACGCTAAAAATTCCCTTAATGAAGGCCACCCGCCCCAGTTTGTCTCGACGATTAATGCAGCTTGGGCTGATCATTACCGGTAGTTTTTTGGCGATCGCTCTTTTATCTCCCCTATTACAGGCGATCGGTTTATTGCCCGATCCCACCGATTTATTAAATAGCCTACCTTTAGAGGCTCCTAGTTTTTCCCATTGGTTTGGGACGAATGTGCGGGGTTACGATGTTTTCTCCCGTACCTTATTTGGGAGTCAAGCTGCCTTACAGGTCGTCCTTTTAGCCACCAGTTTATCCGTGTTTATTGGGGTTCCCTTGGGTTTAATCAGTGGTTATTTAGGGGGGAAAGTTGATAAGTTTTTACTCTTTTTGATGGATACGATCTACACCCTGCCTGGCCTGTTGTTATCTATTACCCTAGCTTTTATTTTAGGACGCGGTATTCTCAATGTGGCGATCGCCGTGAGCATTGCCTATATTCCCCAGTACTATCGCTTAGTCAGAAACCATACCACCAGCGTCAAAACCGAACTCTTTATCGAGGCTGCCAGAGCTATGGGTGCAACTCCCACAAGGGTATTGTCCCGTTATTTGTTTGGTAATGTCATTCAAAGTGTGCCCGTTCTATTTACCCTCAACGCAGCAGATGCCATATTGATTTTGGGCGGCTTGGGTTTTTTGGGCTTAGGTTTACCGGAAGAATGGCCGGAATGGGGTCACGATCTCAAAGAAGCTTTAGGCGATCTTTCCACGGGCATTTGGTGGACAACTTTTTTCCCTGGATTGGCCCTCACCACAATGGTTGTTGGCCTATCTTTTATTGGGGAAGGGGTCAGCGAGTTACTCAATCCTCGTTTACGCAAAAATCGCACCTATTGA
- a CDS encoding YciI family protein, with the protein MSWFVKIERGIVEKSVFDQFVPAHRAYVQMLIDQGHQAKTGYWGDFGGGMLLFWADSLSQAQAIVAKDPLVENACVEYELHEWHIVVE; encoded by the coding sequence ATGTCTTGGTTTGTCAAAATTGAACGGGGTATTGTTGAAAAAAGTGTTTTTGATCAATTTGTACCGGCTCATCGGGCCTACGTTCAGATGCTCATTGACCAAGGACATCAGGCAAAAACAGGGTATTGGGGAGATTTTGGCGGCGGAATGCTCCTGTTTTGGGCCGATTCTCTCAGTCAAGCCCAGGCGATCGTGGCCAAAGATCCTCTGGTGGAGAATGCTTGTGTAGAGTACGAATTACACGAATGGCATATTGTGGTGGAATAG
- the queG gene encoding tRNA epoxyqueuosine(34) reductase QueG yields MDSTGQITGKITAEQIKAKAKEIGFHLVGIAPVEAENADHAQAYLKNWLDQGYQAQMQWMANPKRFDIRACLPDVQSVIAVALNYYTPHQRPDGLEYAKISRYGWGRDYHKVMERRLKALSLWLTSQHPDIKTRHYVDTGPIQDKVWAQRAGLGWIGKNGNLITRDYGSWVFLGEILTNLPLDGDRPHSEHCGTCRRCLEACPTKAIPHPFVVDANRCIAYHTIENRAEDLPPEIKPHLNGWVAGCDICQEVCPWNQRFAQETNIPDFHPYAGNVAPKLAELAEITEEKWQEQFPSSALRRIKPAMLRRNARANLES; encoded by the coding sequence ATGGACAGCACAGGGCAGATCACTGGAAAAATCACCGCAGAACAGATCAAAGCGAAGGCAAAGGAAATAGGGTTTCATCTCGTCGGTATCGCGCCGGTAGAAGCTGAAAATGCTGATCATGCTCAAGCTTATTTAAAAAACTGGTTAGATCAAGGTTATCAAGCCCAGATGCAGTGGATGGCGAATCCAAAACGTTTTGATATTCGTGCCTGTCTGCCCGATGTCCAATCGGTCATTGCTGTTGCCCTCAACTATTACACCCCCCATCAACGCCCCGATGGTCTGGAATATGCCAAAATTTCCCGCTATGGTTGGGGACGGGATTATCACAAGGTTATGGAACGTCGTTTAAAGGCTCTTAGTCTGTGGTTAACGAGTCAGCATCCCGATATTAAAACTCGCCACTACGTCGATACTGGCCCCATTCAAGACAAGGTGTGGGCCCAACGGGCTGGCTTAGGTTGGATCGGCAAAAATGGCAATTTAATTACTCGTGACTATGGCAGTTGGGTGTTTCTGGGGGAAATTCTAACCAATTTACCCCTAGACGGCGATCGCCCCCATAGCGAACATTGTGGAACCTGCCGCCGATGCTTAGAAGCCTGTCCAACCAAGGCCATTCCCCATCCCTTTGTGGTGGATGCTAATCGTTGTATTGCCTATCATACCATTGAAAATCGAGCCGAAGATCTACCACCAGAGATTAAACCCCATTTAAACGGTTGGGTTGCGGGCTGTGATATTTGTCAAGAGGTTTGTCCCTGGAATCAACGCTTTGCCCAGGAGACTAATATTCCAGACTTTCATCCCTATGCGGGTAATGTGGCCCCAAAACTAGCAGAATTAGCCGAGATTACCGAGGAAAAATGGCAAGAACAATTTCCGTCCTCAGCATTACGAAGAATAAAGCCCGCTATGTTACGACGCAACGCTCGTGCTAATCTAGAATCATAA
- a CDS encoding HAD hydrolase-like protein, with translation MVIKAVLFDFDGTIADTHDAFLEIVNDLADEFGYPQVDQVQLERLKNLSSIDIIRYSEIPSLKIPFIIKRVKKELSKKISTLKPYYAIDKALLALHENDYLIGIVTSNLKENVITFLKNNDLDTLFSFIHSGTTLFGKNKMINAVLKEHKLRCDEVIYVGDETRDIHAAQKSNILMISVGWGFNSPTILAKHKPDFLVYHPIELVKIIEELS, from the coding sequence ATGGTTATTAAAGCAGTCCTCTTTGATTTTGATGGCACGATCGCCGATACCCATGACGCTTTCTTGGAAATTGTCAATGATTTAGCTGATGAATTTGGCTATCCTCAAGTTGATCAGGTTCAGCTAGAAAGACTGAAAAATTTAAGTTCTATAGATATCATTCGATATTCAGAAATTCCCTCTTTAAAGATTCCCTTTATTATTAAACGGGTTAAAAAAGAACTGAGTAAAAAAATTTCTACTCTCAAGCCCTACTATGCCATTGATAAGGCCCTATTAGCTCTCCATGAAAATGATTACTTAATTGGTATTGTCACCTCTAACTTAAAAGAAAATGTGATCACTTTTCTCAAGAATAATGATTTAGATACGCTTTTTAGTTTTATTCATTCCGGCACGACCCTATTTGGCAAAAACAAAATGATCAATGCAGTACTTAAGGAGCATAAACTGCGTTGCGATGAAGTTATTTATGTTGGAGATGAAACCAGAGATATCCATGCAGCCCAAAAAAGTAATATTTTGATGATTTCTGTAGGCTGGGGATTTAATTCACCGACCATATTGGCAAAGCATAAACCCGATTTTTTGGTCTATCATCCGATAGAACTGGTCAAGATTATAGAGGAATTAAGCTAA